The DNA region TTGAGAATGCGGAATTGTTCGGTGATCATCGTTCGTCGCCCTCCCCGGTTTCCACGTCAATCAGTTCGAGACAGGCGTGCGGACAGAACGGTACGCACCGGCCGCAATGGATGCAGATGTACGGGCGGTTGTCGTGGTCGAGGGCCACGGCGGCCACCGGGCAGGCCCGGACGCAGGCGTTGCAGCGGATGCAAAGGTCCTTTTTGACCTTGACTCCGCCGCCCTTGCGCTGGGTGAGGGCCCCGGTGGGGCAGTTTTCGGCGCAGGGGGCCGGATCGCAGGCCACGCAGAGGCGGGCCTCGAAGCCGGTGGACAGACCGCCGGACGAGGCGATGCGGATGCCGGAGGTCTCCCAGGAGAGCCGACCGTGGACCAGGCGGGCGCAGGCCAGGGAGCAGGAATGGCACCCGATGCAACGTTCCATTCGGGAGGCAATGAGTTTTTTCATGAAGAACCGGATTGGTTGAGGTGATGGTGCGGAATCGAAACCCGAGTCTGCCCGGTCCAAACCGGGTCGTCAAGAAGAGGGCGGTTCTCGTGTTTGGCCAAAAACTCGGCCTCGACCCCTAAAGGAAACGTATGCTTCGGCCGATATCTGGGATATGAGCCTGCAAAAGATTGTGGCCGAGGAGGTTGTATGAGCAGTCGTTCCATTTGTGCCGTGGGATGGAAATGGACATTCATGGGCACGGTCCTCCTGGCCGGTGCTTTGGTCTGGACCAGCGTCAGGGCCGAGTCATATTCTGATTCTCTGCCCGCGGAGGATCCCTTGAGGGTCCTGATGGGTGACGCATATGCGGAAACGACTGGTCCGGTCTCCTCCTCCGGGCAAGGGACGGTCGAGGACTATCCGGAGACGCCCCTGGTCGGCCCGTCGGAAGATTCGACGGTTGAGTACTATCCGGAATTGCAGCCCATGGACGACCCATACCGGCGGGACTTCGGCGATGATGGCCGGGGAATGGCGTCTCGTGATCCTTTGTACGACTGTGGACCGGGGGTTTTGAAGGCCGAGCAGTATCCGGTATCCGTGCCCATGGCCGATCCCTGCCGACAGCCCTTTGATCCCGGGGCTCGGGTCGACACCTGGCCCGAACGCTGGAACTGCGCGGCTCGTTCCGGCACATCCGATTATTCACGTTCCGGAGATTCTCACGGTCGCCCTGCCGGGTCCTGCTATGGTCGACCTGCCACTGTTTCGAGTTTCCGCGGAGGACAGACCAACGTGAATGGGGAGTGCGTCCCCGTCAGGGATTCGGAAGGCCTGTATGCCGGGTTCTATGTTCCTGACGGTCGGGGGGGATACGTCTTTATCGGGGACCGAAGGCCCCTGCGTCTGCCGGACCAACGGAGCGAGCAGGGCCGGGAGATCGTTCTCCAGATTCGGGAACTGGCCGACCAGTTGTTCGCGCCT from Deltaproteobacteria bacterium includes:
- a CDS encoding (Fe-S)-binding protein, encoding MKKLIASRMERCIGCHSCSLACARLVHGRLSWETSGIRIASSGGLSTGFEARLCVACDPAPCAENCPTGALTQRKGGGVKVKKDLCIRCNACVRACPVAAVALDHDNRPYICIHCGRCVPFCPHACLELIDVETGEGDER